Proteins encoded by one window of Nicotiana tabacum cultivar K326 chromosome 10, ASM71507v2, whole genome shotgun sequence:
- the LOC107791281 gene encoding TSL-kinase interacting protein 1 isoform X1 — protein MQMEPQVSLECDRCLHPETLMCKDGVSDDTQHPAAAQPVITSEDHPAAQLSVLIYDHAVTQQVSLSQDQVMLQKPAKRQTRQWAAWTRQEEESFFSALRQVGKNFEKITSRVQSKNKDQVRHYYYRLVRRMNKLLGPELSLDAKNSKDTNAAMLRWWSLLEKSSCKASKLHLKPRRFKIFIETLESQLLKDRKKNVRRRPSQGESSSTAAASLSSHSRVSTNDSRTVKVVLLDNQDVQKFGSGKGSSLKRHVTMGVNRSNTKVDSSPVKNARHRRKIGSVSTAAYKRWEKAAIAGVSLVADAAEHLERATIDKDVGLVQNSQGINGFEHVGKDVPSLPTLSQNLLNETNLQSCMKLKLQLFPVDEGTRRALEMDNHNPYLELTLSNRKKMSSILEHLNRKWGSSSIATGKLVLFPYHVQMENLVQSLRWTKDTTLSAADVYNLIGSPPVFRLRYGWFPNSELGTFQAPLSSTTPFTQNTNTNITEEKNEEVLASSHGKLVRFSKEPLVSNPRMTVTSSSTELSGESNLQATMGVNTYNSDHNETLLMHRRDNGAITTEKQVEMHDMQGSKNSALSAGDWEDSLTNISVGDLLSDAPDDEETDCIESTLPGSSHFLQQMPFSCDSFDAAIAAHIYKHQSKAESQMALPPQASSIWNAEDTCDAFAFQKDVAFRRTANNSSSNVGAENRQHISQSSSLLLDAGVKDLPGKMEPLTDELAHEDPVDECHAQALGGSTKDLSGLSDIYWPDSLGPLELDAPSCRYHSEDLILSDNSLGGLNRLIASSLDAFQNCSFFGLDKKEPGSTVEAVETTSLADYKIGAKV, from the exons ATGCAAATGGAGCCACAGGTCTCCTTAGAGTGTGACAGATGCCTCCATCCTGAGACACTTATGTGCAAGGATGGAGTTTCTGATGATACACAACATCCTGCAGCAGCACAGCCAGTGATAACCTCAGAAGATCATCCTGCTGCACAGCTGTCCGTGCTGATATATGATCATGCAGTGACACAGCAGGTATCATTGTCCCAAGACCAGGTTATGCTGCAGAAACCAG CCAAAAGGCAGACACGTCAATGGGCTGCATGGACACGTCAGGAGGAAGAAAGCTTTTTCTCTGCACTGCGACAAGTTGGCAAG AACTTTGAGAAAATTACTAGTCGTGTGCAGAGTAAAAACAAGGATCAG GTCAGACATTATTATTATCGTCTTGTGAGGCGTATGAACAAGTTGTTGGGTCCGGAACTTAGTCTTGATGCCAAAAATTCCAAGGACACTAATGCTGCAATGCTGCGATG GTGGTCTTTACTGGAAAAGTCTAGCTGTAAAGCTTCAAAGCTTCACTTGAAACCACGGAGATTTAAAATATTTATCGAGACTTTG GAGAGTCAGCTGTTGAAAGACCGGAAAAAGAATGTAAGAAGGCGTCCTTCTCAAGGAGAAAGTAGTTCTACAGCTGCTGCATCTCTTTCAAGTCATAGCAGAGTGTCAACTAATGATAGTCGGACAGTTAAAGTGGTTCTTCTGGACAACCAGGACGTACAGAAATTTGGATCTGGAAAAGGCTCTTCTCTAAAACGCCATGTGACTATGGGTGTAAATAGAAGCAACACAAAAGTAGACTCTTCTCCAGTGAAAAATGCTAGACATCGACGAAAGATAG GTTCTGTATCAACAGCTGCATATAAAAGGTGGGAGAAGGCTGCAATTGCTGGAGTTTCATTGGTAGCTGATGCTGCCGAGCATTTGGAACGGGCAACTATCGATAAAGATGTTGGACTGGTCCAGAATTCACAGG GTATAAATGGATTTGAACATGTCGGGAAAGATGTGCCTTCTTTGCCGACTTTATCACAAAATCTGTTAAATGAGACCAATTTACAGAGTTGTATGAAACTCAAGCTCCAGCTGTTTCCTGTTGATGAAGGAACTAGAAGAGCCCTGGAAATG GATAATCATAACCCATACTTGGAACTCACTCTAAGTAATAGGAAAAAGATGTCATCCATTTTGGAACATCTCAATCGTAAATGGGGAAGCTCGAGCATAGCAACTGGAAAACTGGTGCTTTTTCCTTACCATGTTCAGATGGAAAACCTGGTGCAATCCCTGAGATGGACCAAAGATACTACACTAAGTGCTGCAGATGTATATAATCTGATTGGAAGCCCTCCAGTTTTCCGTCTCAG aTATGGTTGGTTTCCAAATTCTGAGCTTGGAACGTTTCAAGCACCATTGTCATCTACCACTCCCTTTACACAAAATACTAACACTAACATAACAGAAGAAAAGAATGAGGAAGTACTAGCATCATCCCATGGTAAACTTGTACGTTTTTCTAAAGAACCACTAGTTTCTAACCCAAGAATGACTGTGACATCCTCCTCAACCGAGCTGTCTGGTGAGTCAAACTTGCAAGCTACCATGGGTGTGAATACCTACAATTCGGATCATAATGAAACTCTGCTAATGCATAGACGGGATAACGGAGCTATAACCACAGAGAAACAAGTTGAGatg CATGATATGCAGGGAAGCAAGAACAGTGCTTTATCAGCAGGGGACTGGGAAGATAGCCTTACCAACATAAGTGTTGGAGATCTTCTCTCTGATGCACCTGACGATGAGGAAACAGACTGcattgaatcaactttacctggAAGCTCTCACTTTCTCCAGCAGATGCCATTTAGCTGTGACTCGTTTGACGCAGCgattgctgctcatatatataaaCATCAGAGCAAAGCTGAATCTCAGATGGCTCTTCCACCTCAAGCATCTTCCATTTGGAATGCTGAAGATACATGTGATGCTTTTGCATTTCAAAAAGATGTTGCTTTCAGACGTACAGCGAACAATTCATCCAGCAATGTTGGTGCAGAGAACCGCCAGCACATTTCTCAGTCATCTTCCCTATTGTTGGATGCAGGAGTAAAG gATTTGCCTGGGAAAATGGAACCTTTAACTGATGAACTTGCTCATGAAGATCCAGTGGATGAGTGTCATGCACAAGCTTTGGGTGGTTCTACAAAGGATCTTAGTGGGCTCTCTGACATATATTGG CCAGACTCTTTAGGACCGCTAGAGTTGGACGCACCTTCATGTAGATATCATAGTGAAGACCTAATTTTAAGTGATAATAGTCTTGGTGGCTTGAACCGCCTCATAGCTAGCAGTCTGGATGCATTTCAAAATTGCTCGTTCTTTGGGTTGGACAAGAAAGAGCCTGGATCTACTGTTGAAGCTGTAGAGACTACTTCATTAGCAGATTACAAGATCGGTGCTAAAGTCTAA
- the LOC107791281 gene encoding TSL-kinase interacting protein 1 isoform X2: protein MQMEPQVSLECDRCLHPETLMCKDGVSDDTQHPAAAQPVITSEDHPAAQLSVLIYDHAVTQQVSLSQDQVMLQKPAKRQTRQWAAWTRQEEESFFSALRQVGKNFEKITSRVQSKNKDQVRHYYYRLVRRMNKLLGPELSLDAKNSKDTNAAMLRWWSLLEKSSCKASKLHLKPRRFKIFIETLESQLLKDRKKNVRRRPSQGESSSTAAASLSSHSRVSTNDSRTVKVVLLDNQDVQKFGSGKGSSLKRHVTMGVNRSNTKVDSSPVKNARHRRKIGSVSTAAYKRWEKAAIAGVSLVADAAEHLERATIDKDVGLVQNSQGINGFEHVGKDVPSLPTLSQNLLNETNLQSCMKLKLQLFPVDEGTRRALEMDNHNPYLELTLSNRKKMSSILEHLNRKWGSSSIATGKLVLFPYHVQMENLVQSLRWTKDTTLSAADVYNLIGSPPVFRLRYGWFPNSELGTFQAPLSSTTPFTQNTNTNITEEKNEEVLASSHGKLVRFSKEPLVSNPRMTVTSSSTELSGESNLQATMGVNTYNSDHNETLLMHRRDNGAITTEKQVEMGSKNSALSAGDWEDSLTNISVGDLLSDAPDDEETDCIESTLPGSSHFLQQMPFSCDSFDAAIAAHIYKHQSKAESQMALPPQASSIWNAEDTCDAFAFQKDVAFRRTANNSSSNVGAENRQHISQSSSLLLDAGVKDLPGKMEPLTDELAHEDPVDECHAQALGGSTKDLSGLSDIYWPDSLGPLELDAPSCRYHSEDLILSDNSLGGLNRLIASSLDAFQNCSFFGLDKKEPGSTVEAVETTSLADYKIGAKV, encoded by the exons ATGCAAATGGAGCCACAGGTCTCCTTAGAGTGTGACAGATGCCTCCATCCTGAGACACTTATGTGCAAGGATGGAGTTTCTGATGATACACAACATCCTGCAGCAGCACAGCCAGTGATAACCTCAGAAGATCATCCTGCTGCACAGCTGTCCGTGCTGATATATGATCATGCAGTGACACAGCAGGTATCATTGTCCCAAGACCAGGTTATGCTGCAGAAACCAG CCAAAAGGCAGACACGTCAATGGGCTGCATGGACACGTCAGGAGGAAGAAAGCTTTTTCTCTGCACTGCGACAAGTTGGCAAG AACTTTGAGAAAATTACTAGTCGTGTGCAGAGTAAAAACAAGGATCAG GTCAGACATTATTATTATCGTCTTGTGAGGCGTATGAACAAGTTGTTGGGTCCGGAACTTAGTCTTGATGCCAAAAATTCCAAGGACACTAATGCTGCAATGCTGCGATG GTGGTCTTTACTGGAAAAGTCTAGCTGTAAAGCTTCAAAGCTTCACTTGAAACCACGGAGATTTAAAATATTTATCGAGACTTTG GAGAGTCAGCTGTTGAAAGACCGGAAAAAGAATGTAAGAAGGCGTCCTTCTCAAGGAGAAAGTAGTTCTACAGCTGCTGCATCTCTTTCAAGTCATAGCAGAGTGTCAACTAATGATAGTCGGACAGTTAAAGTGGTTCTTCTGGACAACCAGGACGTACAGAAATTTGGATCTGGAAAAGGCTCTTCTCTAAAACGCCATGTGACTATGGGTGTAAATAGAAGCAACACAAAAGTAGACTCTTCTCCAGTGAAAAATGCTAGACATCGACGAAAGATAG GTTCTGTATCAACAGCTGCATATAAAAGGTGGGAGAAGGCTGCAATTGCTGGAGTTTCATTGGTAGCTGATGCTGCCGAGCATTTGGAACGGGCAACTATCGATAAAGATGTTGGACTGGTCCAGAATTCACAGG GTATAAATGGATTTGAACATGTCGGGAAAGATGTGCCTTCTTTGCCGACTTTATCACAAAATCTGTTAAATGAGACCAATTTACAGAGTTGTATGAAACTCAAGCTCCAGCTGTTTCCTGTTGATGAAGGAACTAGAAGAGCCCTGGAAATG GATAATCATAACCCATACTTGGAACTCACTCTAAGTAATAGGAAAAAGATGTCATCCATTTTGGAACATCTCAATCGTAAATGGGGAAGCTCGAGCATAGCAACTGGAAAACTGGTGCTTTTTCCTTACCATGTTCAGATGGAAAACCTGGTGCAATCCCTGAGATGGACCAAAGATACTACACTAAGTGCTGCAGATGTATATAATCTGATTGGAAGCCCTCCAGTTTTCCGTCTCAG aTATGGTTGGTTTCCAAATTCTGAGCTTGGAACGTTTCAAGCACCATTGTCATCTACCACTCCCTTTACACAAAATACTAACACTAACATAACAGAAGAAAAGAATGAGGAAGTACTAGCATCATCCCATGGTAAACTTGTACGTTTTTCTAAAGAACCACTAGTTTCTAACCCAAGAATGACTGTGACATCCTCCTCAACCGAGCTGTCTGGTGAGTCAAACTTGCAAGCTACCATGGGTGTGAATACCTACAATTCGGATCATAATGAAACTCTGCTAATGCATAGACGGGATAACGGAGCTATAACCACAGAGAAACAAGTTGAGatg GGAAGCAAGAACAGTGCTTTATCAGCAGGGGACTGGGAAGATAGCCTTACCAACATAAGTGTTGGAGATCTTCTCTCTGATGCACCTGACGATGAGGAAACAGACTGcattgaatcaactttacctggAAGCTCTCACTTTCTCCAGCAGATGCCATTTAGCTGTGACTCGTTTGACGCAGCgattgctgctcatatatataaaCATCAGAGCAAAGCTGAATCTCAGATGGCTCTTCCACCTCAAGCATCTTCCATTTGGAATGCTGAAGATACATGTGATGCTTTTGCATTTCAAAAAGATGTTGCTTTCAGACGTACAGCGAACAATTCATCCAGCAATGTTGGTGCAGAGAACCGCCAGCACATTTCTCAGTCATCTTCCCTATTGTTGGATGCAGGAGTAAAG gATTTGCCTGGGAAAATGGAACCTTTAACTGATGAACTTGCTCATGAAGATCCAGTGGATGAGTGTCATGCACAAGCTTTGGGTGGTTCTACAAAGGATCTTAGTGGGCTCTCTGACATATATTGG CCAGACTCTTTAGGACCGCTAGAGTTGGACGCACCTTCATGTAGATATCATAGTGAAGACCTAATTTTAAGTGATAATAGTCTTGGTGGCTTGAACCGCCTCATAGCTAGCAGTCTGGATGCATTTCAAAATTGCTCGTTCTTTGGGTTGGACAAGAAAGAGCCTGGATCTACTGTTGAAGCTGTAGAGACTACTTCATTAGCAGATTACAAGATCGGTGCTAAAGTCTAA